A window of Bufo gargarizans isolate SCDJY-AF-19 chromosome 9, ASM1485885v1, whole genome shotgun sequence contains these coding sequences:
- the LOC122946330 gene encoding gastrula zinc finger protein XlCGF49.1-like, whose amino-acid sequence MDLQRDENIQKLENCREGLDLTDCSEAESDSSEDSLFEAGDCPEDDGDYVCSLCGKTFKHFCHLNRHKRSHSKRSVYRCRECSKTFRDQRDLDIHHRFHTGEKPFKCSECEKTFVSQSHLASHKRTHTGVKPYTCPVCQRSFTHLSSLKRHEQIHIGDKPHKCPECSKAYTRRTHLKRHLMIHTGERPYQCDQCGRTFTRKFNLKSHSRVHTKKKSKGDQEDPQSSGSTDDSEDWSTCGPK is encoded by the coding sequence ATGGATCTACAGAGGGATGAAAATATACAGAAGTTGGAGAACTGTAGAGAAGGGTTGGACCTCACCGACTGCTCAGAGGCTGAGAGCGATAGCTCTGAGGACTCATTATTTGAGGCAGGAGACTGTCCCGAGGATGATGGTGATTACGTCTGCTCCTTGTGTGGGAAGACATTCAAGCACTTCTGCCACTTAAACAGACACAAGAGAAGCCACTCCAAACGGAGCGTCTACAGATGCCGGGAATGTTCTAAAACTTTCCGTGATCAGAGAGATCTGGACATCCACCACAGATTCCACACCGGTGAGAAGCCCTTCAAGTGTTCAGAGTGCGAAAAGACCTTTGTCAGCCAGTCCCACCTCGCATCCCACAAGAGAACCCACACGGGAGTGAAGCCTTACACCTGCCCCGTGTGTCAGAGGAGTTTTACCCACTTGTCCAGCTTAAAGAGGCATGAACAGATCCACATCGGGGACAAGCCTCACAAGTGCCCCGAGTGCTCAAAAGCGTACACCCGGAGAACCCACCTGAAGCGCCACCTGATGATCCACACGGGTGAGAGACCCTATCAATGTGACCAGTGCGGGAGAACGTTCACTAGGAAATTCAATCTGAAATCGCACTCCAGAGTCCACACTAAGAAGAAGTCTAAGGGAGACCAAGAGGACCCCCAGTCTTCTGGCAGCACGGACGATTCTGAGGATTGGTCAACATGTGGCCCAAAATGA
- the LOC122946750 gene encoding zinc finger protein 883-like, whose amino-acid sequence MERTRKRLKGKSLRASNKLKKSKPRDGSCSSATLEDQSTKFREDDNPIEEKAKTDLLTKRRGRPKKAGLKKSVKEEKVGHEESKITKRAPNRLSKLYTCACGKRYTSAFALRRHQKTNVGCDVDSGQHFVGSEKPFQCMCGKTFSISSTLNRHLKTCQVGYSTHSNARENLYKPYVCACGKRYTGSSQLYRHQRIHSHKSKKRAEKNYICDCGKKFTVRAHLLRHQETHTLEIVQIQLEGDPEEVNEMESPGRIKPYVCQCGKSYTCSSHLYRHQRTHHNKDFSSSSRYWTTGMEKPYKCECGRSYTSSSHLYRHQKTHEMMEFIVDDPDCDSDVHNEDFEEKPYQCECGKSFILWFSLMVHKRIHCKANLQTSSGQEDSP is encoded by the coding sequence ATGGAACGAACAAGAAAAAGACTTAAAGGGAAATCTTTACGAGCATCAAATAAGCTGAAGAAGTCAAAACCTAGGGATGGAAGCTGTAGTAGTGCAACCTTAGAAGATCAGTCAACAAAATTTAGGGAAGATGATAATCCTATAGAAGAGAAGGCCAAAACAGATTTATTGACTAAACGGAGGGGTAGACCAAAAAAGGCTGGATTAAAGAAGTCTGTAAAAGAAGAGAAAGTTGGCCATGAAGAATCAAAAATTACCAAACGAGCACCAAATCGGCTGTCAAAGTTGTATACTTGTGCGTGTGGTAAACGCTACACCAGCGCCTTTGCTCTCCGTAGACACCAGAAAACTAATGTAGGATGTGACGTAGATAGTGGTCAGCATTTTGTAGGATCTGAAAAGCCTTTTCAATGCATGTGTGGGAAGACGTTTTCCATCAGTTCTACTCTGAACAGACATCTAAAGACATGCCAAGTTGGATACTCAACACATTCCAATGCCAGAGAAAACCTATATAAGCCCTATGTCTGTGCTTGTGGGAAACGATACACAGGCAGCTCTCAACTCTacagacatcagagaattcactcaCATAAAAGTAAGAAAAGGGCTGAAAAGAATTATATCTGTGACTGTGGGAAGAAGTTCACAGTTAGGGCACATCTGTTACGGCATCAGGAGACACACACCCTAGAGATTGTCCAAATCCAACTCGAAGGTGACCCTGAAGAAGTTAACGAGATGGAATCTCCAGGGAGGATTAAACCATACGTTTGTCAGTGTGGAAAAAGCTACACTTGTAGTTCTCATCTCTACCGGCATCAAAGGACCCACCATAACAAGGACTTCAGTTCAAGCTCAAGGTATTGGACTACAGGAATGGAGAAACCTTATAAATGTGAGTGTGGTAGAAGCTACACTTCTTCCTCACACCTCTACCGACACCAGAAAACTCACGAGATGATGGAGTTTATTGTAGATGACCCGGACTGTGATAGCGACGTCCACAATGAGGACTTTGAAGAGAAGCCTTACCAGTGCGAATGCGGCAAAAGTTTCATATTATGGTTTTCTCTTATGGTGCATAAAAGGATTCATTGTAAAGCGAATCTTCAGACCTCCTCTGGGCAGGAGGACAGTCCTTGA